From Desulfovulcanus ferrireducens, one genomic window encodes:
- a CDS encoding glycosyltransferase family 2 protein, producing the protein MLEDITIIVLTFNEEKNAQACLDSIKGVTSNIFVVDSFSTDKTLEILHNYDIKYVQHEFISYSQQRNWAQKNNPFNTEWVFHLDADERFTVELKCWLEKKFNRDKQKLDGFMFSRRTVFLGKWIRFGGHYPCYHLRLYRSLLGVCEDKAYDQHFVVNGKVKNINGIDIIDTVTTDISSFINAHNKWATNEAIELVLQEQKGDITENILGNPIEKRRWLKNNLFQNAPLFLRSFIYFIYRYFFKLGFLDGKEGLIFHILQGFWFRFLVDAKVYEIYTKAGKDREMIKDYLKSEYQITLDKTITNRSQK; encoded by the coding sequence GTGTTACCTCTAATATTTTTGTTGTTGATTCATTTTCCACAGATAAGACTCTGGAGATTTTGCATAATTACGACATAAAATATGTACAACATGAGTTTATAAGTTATTCTCAACAAAGAAATTGGGCGCAAAAAAATAATCCTTTTAATACTGAATGGGTTTTTCATTTAGATGCGGACGAGAGATTTACTGTTGAATTGAAATGCTGGCTAGAAAAAAAATTTAATAGAGATAAACAAAAGCTTGATGGCTTCATGTTTAGTAGAAGAACAGTTTTTTTAGGAAAATGGATACGCTTTGGGGGGCACTACCCATGTTATCATTTGAGATTATATCGTTCTTTATTGGGAGTATGCGAGGATAAAGCATATGATCAGCATTTTGTGGTTAATGGTAAAGTAAAAAATATTAATGGTATAGATATAATAGATACTGTTACAACCGATATATCCTCATTTATTAACGCACATAATAAATGGGCAACAAATGAAGCAATAGAATTAGTTCTGCAAGAACAAAAAGGAGATATAACTGAGAATATTTTAGGTAATCCTATTGAAAAAAGAAGATGGTTAAAAAATAATTTATTTCAAAATGCTCCGCTTTTTTTAAGAAGTTTTATTTATTTTATTTATAGGTATTTCTTTAAGTTAGGCTTTTTAGATGGGAAAGAGGGTTTAATATTTCATATTTTACAAGGTTTTTGGTTTAGATTTTTAGTAGATGCTAAGGTTTATGAAATTTATACAAAAGCGGGGAAAGACCGGGAAATGATAAAAGATTATCTAAAAAGTGAATATCAAATAACTCTTGATAAAACTATTACAAACAGGAGCCAAAAATGA
- a CDS encoding carbamoyltransferase family protein produces the protein MNILGINAYHGDSSACIIVDGKLIAAVEEERFTRQKHWAGFPILAIKNCLKEANLNIKDIDHIAINRNPKANFLKKALFAFSKRPSLKLVADRLKNASRIKDIKEVFSQEFDIDSQKIKAQVHNVEHHVAHLGSSFFVSPFKDAAVVSVDGFGDFVGAMWGMGKDNKIEVKHRTFFPHSLGLFYLAITQYLGFPKYGDEYKVMGLAAYGEPEFMEEMGKVLRAADGSLNLLNGSLFELDLDFFIHHSEGVAMTWDDGEPEMGTVFSKKMEDLLGPARRHGDEIGQRDKNIAASLQKRYEEVFFHILNFVYEETKCPNLALAGGCAMNSLANGKIFHNSPFRDVYIQPAAGDAGGAIGAAYYVWHEVLGKPRQFVLEKPYLGPEFQDHEIKQVLDKHRTEFKSEGCSLEKIGDKEKLCRITAGFIAEGKVVGWFQGGMEWGPRALGNRSIVCDPRRTDMKDILNLKIKRRESFRPFAPSIHLEATNEYFEIDYPDPFMLKVYKIKPEKRKAIPAVTHLDGTGRLQTVRQADNPLYWQLIEEFRKITGVPVVLNTSFNENEPIVCNPEEALSCFLRTKMDVLVMGSYVVKRGG, from the coding sequence ATGAACATCCTGGGTATTAACGCCTACCATGGCGATTCATCAGCTTGCATCATAGTTGATGGCAAGCTGATAGCTGCGGTTGAAGAAGAACGTTTTACAAGACAAAAACATTGGGCAGGTTTTCCTATTTTGGCAATTAAGAATTGCCTGAAGGAGGCAAACCTCAATATAAAGGACATAGACCATATCGCCATCAACCGTAATCCCAAGGCCAATTTTTTAAAAAAGGCTCTTTTTGCCTTCTCCAAACGCCCTTCACTAAAATTGGTCGCTGACCGTCTAAAAAACGCTTCCAGAATTAAAGATATCAAAGAGGTTTTTAGCCAAGAATTCGACATAGACAGTCAAAAGATAAAGGCTCAGGTGCATAATGTTGAACATCATGTCGCCCATCTGGGCAGTTCTTTTTTTGTCTCCCCTTTTAAGGATGCTGCTGTGGTTTCAGTAGATGGTTTTGGCGATTTTGTAGGAGCCATGTGGGGGATGGGCAAGGATAATAAAATTGAAGTTAAACATCGTACTTTTTTCCCTCACTCTTTAGGGCTATTTTATTTAGCCATTACTCAATACTTAGGGTTCCCCAAATACGGCGATGAATATAAAGTCATGGGATTAGCAGCCTATGGTGAGCCGGAGTTTATGGAAGAAATGGGAAAAGTATTAAGGGCTGCTGATGGTTCCCTTAATTTGCTAAATGGTTCTCTATTTGAGCTTGATCTGGATTTTTTTATCCACCATTCAGAAGGTGTCGCCATGACCTGGGATGATGGAGAGCCTGAAATGGGGACTGTTTTTTCAAAAAAAATGGAAGATCTTCTGGGTCCAGCCAGAAGACATGGGGATGAGATAGGGCAGAGGGATAAAAACATAGCGGCTTCGCTTCAGAAAAGATATGAAGAGGTTTTTTTCCACATTTTAAATTTTGTATATGAAGAAACTAAGTGTCCCAACCTGGCTTTGGCCGGAGGCTGTGCCATGAATAGTTTGGCCAACGGCAAAATTTTCCACAATAGTCCTTTCAGGGATGTTTATATCCAGCCAGCGGCTGGAGATGCAGGCGGCGCCATTGGGGCAGCATATTATGTCTGGCATGAGGTTTTGGGTAAACCGCGTCAATTTGTTTTAGAAAAGCCATATTTGGGACCAGAGTTTCAGGACCATGAGATTAAGCAAGTTCTGGATAAGCATAGGACAGAATTTAAAAGTGAAGGATGCAGTTTGGAAAAGATAGGGGATAAGGAGAAATTGTGCCGGATAACAGCTGGATTTATTGCTGAAGGCAAGGTGGTTGGTTGGTTCCAGGGAGGTATGGAGTGGGGACCAAGGGCCTTGGGCAATAGAAGTATAGTATGTGACCCACGCAGGACTGATATGAAAGACATCTTAAATTTGAAGATTAAGAGGCGAGAGTCTTTTCGACCTTTTGCGCCTTCCATACACCTTGAGGCTACCAACGAATATTTTGAAATAGATTATCCCGATCCTTTCATGCTCAAGGTTTACAAAATTAAACCGGAAAAAAGAAAAGCTATTCCGGCTGTAACACATCTTGATGGGACAGGAAGGCTTCAGACAGTCAGGCAGGCGGATAACCCTCTCTATTGGCAGCTTATAGAAGAATTTAGAAAAATTACCGGTGTTCCAGTAGTTTTAAATACCTCATTCAACGAAAACGAACCAATTGTATGTAACCCTGAAGAAGCTTTAAGTTGTTTTTTGAGAACAAAGATGGATGTGTTGGTGATGGGGAGTTATGTGGTGAAGAGGGGAGGCTAG
- a CDS encoding glycosyltransferase family 2 protein, with product MKISIITACFNAEKTIRHTIESVLSQGYDDIEYIVVDGASTDGTIGIVKQYKNQISKIISETDSGIYEALNKGGKLASGDVIGFLHADDIYANKNVIENVTQCIEVEQVDSCYGDLVYIDNKNQGKIIRYWKSCPYQEDLLQKGWMPPHPTFFVKKISYDKYGYFNTDLKIAADYDLVLRFLYKHRISTYYLPEVLVKMRVGGKSNRSLRNILLKSKEDYLALKENGVGGLHTLLLKNIIKIPQFFRRV from the coding sequence ATGAAGATATCAATTATTACAGCCTGCTTTAATGCGGAGAAAACAATAAGGCACACAATAGAGTCTGTTCTTTCGCAGGGATATGATGATATAGAATATATTGTAGTTGATGGTGCTTCTACAGATGGAACAATAGGCATTGTAAAACAGTATAAAAATCAGATTTCAAAAATAATTTCTGAGACAGATAGCGGTATTTATGAAGCATTGAATAAAGGCGGTAAGCTTGCATCTGGTGATGTAATTGGTTTTCTTCATGCTGATGATATTTATGCGAACAAAAATGTTATAGAAAATGTCACGCAATGTATAGAGGTTGAGCAGGTGGATAGTTGTTATGGCGACCTAGTTTATATTGATAATAAAAATCAAGGAAAGATAATAAGATATTGGAAATCATGTCCTTACCAAGAGGATTTATTACAAAAAGGATGGATGCCCCCGCATCCTACTTTTTTTGTAAAGAAGATTAGTTATGATAAATACGGATATTTTAATACTGACTTAAAAATAGCCGCTGATTACGACCTGGTGCTTAGGTTTTTATATAAACATAGGATTTCTACTTACTATTTACCTGAAGTTTTAGTAAAAATGAGGGTAGGAGGGAAGAGTAATAGAAGTTTAAGAAACATTTTGCTAAAATCAAAGGAAGATTATCTGGCTCTTAAAGAGAATGGCGTTGGTGGCTTACATACCTTATTGTTAAAAAATATAATTAAGATACCGCAGTTTTTTAGGAGAGTTTGA
- the gmd gene encoding GDP-mannose 4,6-dehydratase: MNKVALITGITGQDGAYLAEFLLKKGYIVHGIKRRASLFNTDRVDALYKDPHEEDVNFFLHYGDMTDSTNLIRIIQEVQPDEIYNLAAQSHVKVSFETPEYTANADALGTLRILEAIRILKMEDKTKFYQASTSELYGKVQEIPQNEKTMFYPRSPYAAAKLYAYWITVNYREAYNMFASNGILFNHESPIRGETFVTRKITRATARIRFGLQKKLYLGNLDAKRDWGHAKDYVEGMWLIVQQDEPDDFVLATGEAHSVREFVELAFREVGIEIEWIGKGVQEKGVVRGIRRLEDEKLGRWEDERAGKEEDKFSRQDAKTPRGEEEKLRRCEVRKTGDWKGIKEGDVVIEIDPRYFRPTEVDFLLGDATKAREKLGWKPKHTFEELVRDMVSADLELAKRELYLKNGGYKCRNNCEE, translated from the coding sequence GTGAATAAAGTTGCTTTGATAACAGGAATTACAGGACAAGATGGTGCATATCTTGCGGAGTTTTTGCTTAAAAAAGGTTATATAGTGCATGGAATAAAGAGAAGGGCGTCACTTTTTAATACTGACAGAGTTGATGCTCTTTATAAAGATCCGCATGAGGAGGATGTAAATTTTTTCTTACACTATGGGGACATGACTGATTCTACAAATTTAATAAGAATAATTCAGGAAGTGCAGCCTGACGAGATTTACAATCTGGCGGCTCAATCTCATGTAAAAGTTTCATTTGAAACTCCAGAATATACAGCAAATGCGGATGCTCTTGGAACCTTGAGGATATTAGAGGCAATTAGAATATTAAAAATGGAAGATAAGACGAAGTTTTATCAGGCTTCTACCTCCGAACTTTATGGAAAAGTTCAGGAGATACCGCAAAATGAAAAGACGATGTTTTACCCAAGGAGCCCTTATGCCGCGGCTAAACTTTATGCTTATTGGATAACGGTAAATTATAGGGAAGCATATAATATGTTTGCCAGCAACGGGATTCTTTTTAACCACGAATCTCCTATTAGAGGAGAGACTTTTGTAACAAGGAAGATTACGCGGGCTACTGCAAGGATCAGGTTTGGGCTGCAGAAAAAGCTATATCTTGGAAACTTGGATGCAAAGAGAGACTGGGGACATGCGAAAGATTATGTTGAGGGGATGTGGCTTATCGTGCAGCAGGATGAGCCTGATGATTTTGTTTTGGCAACCGGGGAGGCCCACTCTGTAAGAGAGTTTGTAGAATTGGCTTTCAGGGAAGTTGGGATAGAGATTGAGTGGATAGGTAAAGGAGTCCAGGAAAAGGGGGTTGTTCGGGGGATAAGAAGATTGGAAGATGAGAAGTTAGGAAGATGGGAAGATGAGAGGGCTGGAAAAGAAGAAGATAAATTCTCGCGCCAAGACGCCAAGACGCCAAGGGGGGAAGAGGAGAAGCTACGAAGATGCGAAGTTAGGAAGACGGGAGATTGGAAAGGGATAAAAGAAGGGGATGTAGTGATAGAGATTGATCCGAGGTATTTTAGGCCGACAGAAGTAGATTTTCTTCTTGGTGATGCAACAAAGGCAAGAGAAAAGCTTGGCTGGAAACCAAAACATACTTTTGAGGAACTTGTTAGGGACATGGTTAGTGCTGATCTTGAGCTGGCTAAAAGAGAGTTGTATCTTAAAAATGGTGGTTATAAGTGTCGTAATAACTGTGAGGAGTGA
- a CDS encoding GxxExxY protein, with the protein MDINQLTYAINGAIFEVNRVLGPGFLEKVYEKALFIELKERGFYVIAQAPIGINYKSQCVGEYIADLLVEDCVIIELKTVERLEKIHEAQLLNYLKATGLKVGLLVNFKSPKVEIKRFVLDLTENQ; encoded by the coding sequence ATGGATATTAATCAATTGACTTACGCAATCAACGGGGCCATTTTTGAAGTAAATAGAGTGCTTGGGCCTGGATTTTTGGAGAAGGTTTATGAGAAGGCGCTGTTTATAGAGTTGAAGGAGCGTGGTTTTTACGTAATAGCACAAGCGCCGATTGGTATAAATTACAAGAGCCAATGCGTTGGCGAGTATATAGCGGATTTGTTGGTTGAAGATTGCGTGATTATAGAACTTAAGACTGTTGAGAGATTGGAAAAGATTCACGAAGCTCAACTTTTGAATTATTTGAAGGCAACAGGTCTGAAAGTCGGGTTATTGGTAAATTTTAAGTCTCCCAAGGTTGAGATAAAGCGTTTTGTTTTAGATCTGACCGAAAACCAGTGA
- a CDS encoding four helix bundle protein, whose translation MYWKDLRVWQKAHELVLQIYKVTSRFPKEEIYGLTNQIRRASASVPANVVEGYSRNSTKEYIKFLFNARGSLEEVRYFLHLAKDLEYLSEGKYQVLEDGYKQVSKMLNGMLTTLKGKIK comes from the coding sequence ATGTATTGGAAAGATTTGAGGGTATGGCAGAAAGCGCACGAGCTAGTTTTACAGATTTATAAGGTAACATCCAGATTTCCAAAAGAAGAAATATACGGATTAACAAATCAGATTAGGCGGGCATCAGCTTCGGTGCCAGCGAATGTTGTGGAGGGATACTCACGAAATTCAACAAAGGAATATATTAAATTCTTGTTCAATGCACGTGGGTCCCTTGAAGAGGTAAGGTACTTTTTGCATTTAGCAAAAGATTTAGAGTACTTGTCTGAAGGTAAGTATCAAGTCTTGGAGGATGGATATAAACAGGTAAGCAAGATGTTAAATGGAATGTTGACAACTCTAAAAGGGAAAATCAAATGA
- a CDS encoding GDP-L-fucose synthase family protein: MHKNSKIYVAGHRGLVGSAIIRKLEEKGYSNIITRTHAELDLTRQDDVERFFEENRPEYVFLAAAKVGGIVANNTYKAEFIYDNLIIAANVINAAYKFGVKKLLNLGSSCIYPKFAPQPMKEEYLLTGSLEPTNEPYAIAKIAAIKLCRYYNEQYGTNFISVMPTNLYGPNDNFHLLNSHVLPALIRKFHLAKLLQQGDFEAIKRDFLKHRDGNIRTGSKSISLSLTSPTEDVLEVLKFYGITQNAISSTPSSSSSSIQHSTSNIQHPTSITLWGTGEVYREFLYVDDLADACIFLMKNYDYKEIGEFVNVGTGKDITISELAELVMSVVGFKGKLKFDSSKPDGTPRKLLDVSKLSDLGWRAKVPLKEGVKMTYDRYVRMGKK, encoded by the coding sequence ATGCACAAAAATTCAAAAATTTACGTCGCAGGGCATAGAGGGCTGGTTGGCTCTGCAATCATCAGGAAACTGGAAGAAAAAGGCTATAGCAATATTATTACCAGAACTCATGCTGAACTTGATCTCACCAGGCAGGATGATGTGGAAAGATTTTTTGAGGAAAACAGACCTGAATATGTTTTTTTAGCTGCTGCAAAGGTTGGAGGTATTGTTGCAAACAATACTTATAAAGCAGAGTTTATCTATGACAACCTTATCATTGCGGCCAATGTAATTAATGCTGCTTATAAATTTGGTGTAAAAAAACTCCTTAATCTTGGCTCTTCCTGTATATATCCCAAGTTTGCGCCTCAACCCATGAAGGAAGAGTATTTACTAACTGGTAGTTTGGAACCTACAAATGAACCATATGCTATTGCCAAAATAGCAGCAATTAAACTTTGTAGGTATTATAATGAGCAATATGGGACAAATTTTATATCTGTAATGCCTACAAATCTTTATGGTCCCAATGATAATTTTCATCTCTTGAATTCCCATGTTTTGCCTGCTCTTATAAGAAAATTTCACCTGGCCAAGCTCCTACAACAGGGTGATTTTGAGGCTATTAAAAGAGATTTTTTAAAACATAGAGATGGCAATATTCGAACTGGTTCAAAGAGTATTTCACTTTCTTTAACTTCACCCACAGAAGATGTACTAGAAGTCTTGAAATTTTACGGCATTACCCAAAATGCAATCTCCTCTACCCCGTCATCCTCATCTTCTTCCATTCAACATTCAACATCCAACATTCAACATCCAACATCAATAACCCTCTGGGGCACAGGCGAAGTTTATCGTGAATTTCTTTATGTAGATGACCTGGCCGATGCCTGTATTTTTTTGATGAAAAATTATGATTACAAGGAGATAGGTGAGTTTGTTAATGTTGGTACAGGAAAAGATATAACCATTAGTGAGCTTGCAGAACTTGTGATGAGTGTCGTTGGGTTCAAAGGAAAACTTAAATTTGATAGCTCTAAACCTGACGGTACTCCAAGAAAGCTTTTGGATGTCTCTAAATTAAGTGATTTGGGATGGAGAGCAAAAGTCCCACTGAAAGAGGGTGTTAAAATGACGTATGATCGGTATGTTAGAATGGGCAAAAAATGA
- a CDS encoding glycosyltransferase family 4 protein gives MISDKYFLEIIYLGLIFFISLLLSIVLTSLSSRVALFLGIVDQPDVRKIHSAPIPCTGGLAMAASLFLSIFICLRLTPEVKGFLSGGAIVVFFGALDDRFSLSPKLKFLGEILAAVVFMFVGKISLYSLGDILGMGEIRLFFLGPWVTVFCMVGVMNALNLSDGLDGLAGGISAIACFFLFIFAYVHNNWSFASIIIILLGVIAGFLRYNSHPAKLFMGDTGSLLLGYSLSATAVAIVRSSHGSPNAAPISVAIVLALPIVDTVWVMLRRLIKGEKTFNPDKTHLHHRLLELGLSHSSVVAILYCLMSFFGFWAWSIRKWPEWIQFYSTLGIVVSIYCLVAFLEKHKIRMPAKIKFDFKLSFINEFLNSSWIKHSVRIVMPVFIFAFLSPFFFLPATNQHYGLLALVMILLLALFFPWHGGKRQVSIAHGFLYLACFSCLFIYNFAFEKYLWLPWYLQSISLIALLWVMLRVLFRRSARALLLSSFEILFIIFSWFIPFVFCSAFNFNLETKYRLILVCLQCLPLLAALKVMLRHHVWRNRSLAFIFFISFLVVGGRSFL, from the coding sequence ATGATTTCCGATAAGTATTTTCTGGAAATCATCTATTTAGGCCTGATTTTTTTTATTTCCCTGTTGTTATCCATTGTTCTTACCTCTTTATCCTCACGCGTTGCCCTTTTTTTAGGAATTGTTGACCAGCCTGATGTCCGCAAAATACATTCCGCTCCCATACCCTGTACAGGTGGTCTTGCCATGGCGGCAAGCCTTTTTCTTTCCATATTTATATGTCTGAGATTAACCCCGGAGGTAAAAGGGTTTTTATCCGGGGGAGCGATTGTAGTTTTTTTTGGCGCACTGGATGATAGATTTTCACTTTCGCCAAAACTAAAATTTTTAGGAGAAATCCTGGCTGCCGTGGTTTTTATGTTTGTTGGTAAGATCAGTTTGTACTCTCTTGGCGATATTTTGGGTATGGGAGAAATAAGGCTGTTTTTTTTGGGGCCCTGGGTGACAGTTTTTTGTATGGTCGGAGTGATGAATGCCTTGAACTTATCAGACGGGCTGGATGGACTGGCCGGCGGCATAAGTGCTATTGCCTGCTTTTTTTTATTTATTTTTGCTTATGTACATAATAACTGGTCATTTGCTTCTATAATCATAATTCTTTTGGGAGTTATCGCAGGGTTTTTACGTTACAATAGCCATCCAGCCAAATTATTTATGGGAGATACGGGCAGTTTACTTTTGGGGTATTCACTGTCTGCAACTGCTGTTGCTATTGTTAGGTCGTCCCATGGTAGCCCGAATGCAGCTCCAATTTCAGTAGCCATAGTGCTGGCCTTACCAATTGTGGATACGGTCTGGGTGATGCTAAGACGTTTAATCAAGGGAGAAAAAACATTTAATCCGGACAAGACTCATTTGCACCATCGTCTTTTAGAGCTAGGACTTAGCCATTCAAGTGTGGTTGCCATTTTATACTGTCTGATGAGTTTTTTTGGGTTTTGGGCTTGGAGCATTCGAAAATGGCCGGAGTGGATTCAGTTTTACTCAACACTAGGGATTGTAGTTTCGATTTACTGCCTGGTTGCGTTTCTAGAAAAGCATAAAATTAGAATGCCAGCCAAAATAAAATTTGATTTTAAGTTAAGTTTTATTAACGAATTTTTGAACAGTTCCTGGATAAAACACAGTGTACGTATTGTTATGCCTGTTTTTATTTTTGCTTTTCTGAGCCCTTTCTTTTTTTTGCCAGCAACTAATCAACACTATGGTCTCTTGGCTTTAGTGATGATTCTGCTTTTGGCATTGTTTTTTCCGTGGCATGGAGGGAAAAGACAGGTAAGTATTGCTCATGGCTTTTTGTACTTAGCGTGTTTTTCCTGTTTGTTTATTTACAATTTTGCGTTTGAAAAATATTTGTGGCTGCCATGGTATCTTCAGAGCATAAGCTTGATTGCTCTCTTATGGGTAATGTTGCGAGTTTTGTTTAGGCGTAGTGCTCGTGCTCTCCTGCTTTCAAGCTTTGAAATTTTGTTTATTATATTTTCTTGGTTTATTCCCTTTGTTTTCTGTTCTGCCTTTAATTTCAATTTAGAGACGAAATACAGGCTGATTTTAGTTTGTCTTCAGTGCCTCCCGTTGCTCGCAGCGCTTAAAGTCATGCTACGCCACCATGTGTGGAGAAATCGTTCTCTGGCTTTTATTTTTTTTATTAGTTTTTTGGTGGTTGGGGGAAGGAGTTTTTTGTAG
- the feoB gene encoding ferrous iron transport protein B — MSKKKIIIALAGNPNSGKTTLFNSLTGSRQHVGNYPGITVEKKEGFIEVQDRLLHFVDLPGTYSLTAYSQEELVARNFLAKEKPDLVVDVLNAGALERNLYLAVQIMELGIPVILALNMMDEVRQKGLTINTELLSKRLKVPVVETVARQGLGKDLLIQNIIELADSSAGSWTPLNISYGPDLDPVLQQMTEKIEQNHFLTNLYPPRWTALKYLEGDDEIRALGLKTNKTLARELEQAATRIAEHCQKTLNTYPEAIVADYRYGFISSLLKDVIKRDTHKERIAISDRIDRVLTHKFFGPLIMALILYAIYKFTFWLGEIPMNWVENLFAWMADTATSLIPPGLLQSMVVSGIIGGVGGVLSFVPLIALMFMCIAFLEDSGYMARVAYMLDRVFRIFGLHGCSVMPFIISGGIAGGCAVPGVMATRTLRSPKEKLATLLTVPFMPCGAKLPVFILLVGVFFPKNKPTVLFLISMTAWAAALIVSRILRSTIIRGAPTPFVMELPPYRYPTLRGLLIHTWERTWQYIKKAGTVILAISILLWAAMTFPSLPDDQVHKFTQHKTEIERQIQEVKAQNGDQAIILKLNQLLTQLDANLAQERLRYSLAGRLGTLLEPVTRWAGFDWKINISLIGGFAAKEVIVSTLGTAYSLGQVEVEEPISLADKIARDPGWDVKRAVSLILFILLYAPCLVTIVAIAKETGSWHWALFSMVFNTLFAFVLATAVYQGMSLLGN; from the coding sequence ATGAGTAAGAAAAAAATAATCATCGCTCTTGCTGGCAACCCAAATTCAGGCAAAACCACCCTATTTAACAGCCTGACCGGCTCCAGGCAACATGTTGGCAATTATCCGGGAATTACAGTTGAAAAAAAAGAGGGCTTTATAGAAGTCCAGGACCGCCTACTCCACTTTGTTGACTTGCCAGGTACTTATTCCCTGACAGCTTACTCTCAAGAGGAGTTAGTGGCCAGAAACTTTTTGGCCAAAGAAAAGCCAGACCTGGTTGTGGATGTGCTCAACGCTGGTGCGTTGGAACGCAACCTCTACCTGGCCGTCCAGATCATGGAGTTGGGTATACCCGTCATCTTGGCCCTGAATATGATGGATGAGGTGCGCCAGAAAGGACTCACCATTAATACAGAGCTTTTGTCCAAACGCTTAAAGGTTCCTGTTGTGGAAACAGTCGCTAGGCAAGGCTTGGGCAAAGACCTCCTTATCCAGAACATAATTGAACTGGCCGACTCTTCCGCGGGGTCGTGGACACCCTTGAACATTTCCTATGGCCCTGACCTGGACCCTGTACTCCAGCAAATGACGGAGAAGATTGAGCAAAACCATTTTCTCACCAACCTCTATCCCCCCCGCTGGACAGCCCTCAAATACCTGGAAGGCGATGATGAAATCCGGGCTTTGGGCCTAAAAACCAATAAAACATTGGCCAGGGAACTGGAGCAAGCCGCAACCAGGATAGCAGAACATTGCCAAAAAACTTTGAATACCTATCCTGAGGCCATTGTTGCTGATTACCGTTACGGATTTATCTCCTCCCTGCTCAAGGATGTAATAAAACGTGACACCCATAAAGAGCGTATAGCCATATCAGACCGAATAGACAGGGTCTTGACGCACAAATTTTTTGGGCCTTTGATCATGGCCCTGATTCTCTACGCCATTTATAAATTTACTTTCTGGCTCGGTGAAATCCCAATGAACTGGGTGGAAAACCTTTTTGCCTGGATGGCTGATACGGCTACCAGCCTCATCCCGCCTGGTCTTTTGCAGTCAATGGTGGTTTCGGGAATAATAGGTGGCGTTGGCGGTGTCCTTAGCTTTGTGCCCCTGATCGCCTTAATGTTCATGTGTATAGCCTTCCTGGAGGACTCGGGGTACATGGCACGTGTAGCATACATGCTTGATCGCGTGTTCCGCATTTTTGGCCTGCATGGCTGTTCTGTCATGCCCTTTATTATCTCCGGCGGCATTGCCGGAGGTTGTGCCGTGCCAGGAGTTATGGCTACCAGGACCTTGCGCAGTCCCAAAGAAAAACTGGCCACCTTGCTCACTGTCCCTTTTATGCCTTGCGGTGCAAAGCTGCCTGTCTTCATCCTGCTGGTAGGAGTTTTTTTCCCAAAGAACAAACCAACGGTCCTTTTTCTCATCTCCATGACAGCCTGGGCAGCAGCCCTGATTGTATCCCGAATATTACGCTCGACCATTATTAGAGGCGCCCCCACTCCTTTTGTAATGGAACTCCCGCCTTACCGCTACCCCACTTTAAGGGGCCTGCTTATACATACCTGGGAAAGGACCTGGCAATATATCAAAAAAGCAGGCACCGTGATCCTGGCCATCTCAATCCTGCTATGGGCAGCCATGACATTTCCCAGTTTGCCTGATGATCAAGTACATAAATTTACCCAGCACAAAACGGAGATAGAACGGCAAATTCAGGAAGTTAAGGCCCAAAACGGGGACCAGGCAATAATATTGAAACTTAACCAACTCCTTACTCAGCTTGATGCAAACCTGGCTCAAGAAAGGCTTAGATATTCACTGGCAGGAAGACTGGGAACCTTACTTGAACCTGTGACCAGGTGGGCCGGATTTGACTGGAAGATAAATATATCTCTCATAGGCGGCTTTGCAGCCAAGGAGGTTATCGTTTCTACCCTGGGAACCGCCTATTCCCTGGGCCAGGTCGAGGTTGAGGAGCCAATATCTCTGGCTGACAAAATTGCCCGGGATCCCGGCTGGGATGTCAAAAGGGCCGTCAGCCTGATCTTGTTTATTCTTTTATATGCCCCTTGCCTGGTAACCATAGTGGCCATTGCCAAAGAAACCGGTTCCTGGCACTGGGCCTTGTTTAGCATGGTCTTCAACACTCTTTTTGCCTTTGTCCTGGCCACTGCAGTGTATCAAGGAATGAGTTTGTTAGGAAATTGA
- a CDS encoding FeoA family protein, with protein MPETLCLRQLKINQKARIKSITARGEVGRRIRDMGLVPGSEVQVIGRAPLKDPVALRVKDFTLTLRNNEADHIMVEVLDE; from the coding sequence ATGCCTGAAACACTGTGTTTACGCCAGTTAAAGATAAACCAGAAGGCCCGAATCAAGAGCATTACTGCTCGAGGCGAAGTGGGCCGGCGCATCCGGGATATGGGTCTCGTTCCAGGTTCTGAAGTGCAGGTCATTGGCCGCGCTCCTCTGAAAGATCCGGTGGCACTGCGCGTCAAAGACTTTACTTTGACCCTGCGCAATAATGAGGCCGACCATATTATGGTGGAGGTCTTGGATGAGTAA